A single region of the Brassica rapa cultivar Chiifu-401-42 chromosome A03, CAAS_Brap_v3.01, whole genome shotgun sequence genome encodes:
- the LOC103862578 gene encoding growth-regulating factor 2, which yields MDIGTHVPGSVTSNVNGSPDLKEDRSGLPRSSKLAKTTTMAEDKSLSSPYAAAYSKSLGFPLMRSASDSLRQEQMLSFSDKPEAQDFSKYVCLDNKNSLSPFLHQFPPQYRSYSGGGYGCGGMMMSMQGKGPFTLTQWAELEQQALIYKYITANVPVPSSLLISIQKSFFPYGSLPPSSFGWGTFHLGFAGGNMDPEPGRCRRTDGKKWRCSRDAVPDQKYCERHINRGRHRSRKLVEVQSNQTAAAAAAASKAVTAQQQSVAAGGINRNRSLTTAAQYINPSNNRVQSQVYPSTVNLQPKESPKPRNNNSSFEFGHISSDSLVNPHNHSSWPEELKSDWTQLSMSIPVASSSSSSPSSTGEDKTTLSPLRLSQESEQETTLKKVNTWIPISWGNSLGGPLGEVLNSTTNSPTLGSSPTGVLQKSTTFCPLSNSPVAESNNNFRYTT from the exons ATGGATATTGGGACTCATGTTCCCGGGTCGGTTACTAGTAATGTAAATGGGTCACCAGATCTGAAAGAAGACAGATCCGGTTTGCCACGAAGCTCAAAGCTAGCAAAGACAACAACAATGGCAGAAGACAAGAGCTTGTCTTCCCCTTACGCAGCTGCTTACAGCAAGTCGTTGGGGTTCCCACTTATGAGATCTGCTTCTGACTCTCTCCGACAAGAACAAATGCTTAGCTTCTCAGACAAACCAGAAGCTCAAGACTTCAGTAAATATGTCTGTTTGGATAACAAGAACTCTCTCTCGCCGTTTCTCCACCAGTTCCCACCTCAATATAGAAGCTACTCAGGAG GAGGATATGGTTGTGGTGGGATGATGATGAGCATGCAGGGGAAAGGACCTTTTACATTGACTCAATGGGCTGAGCTAGAACAACAGGCGTTGATCTATAAGTATATCACAGCCAATGTCCCTGTTCCTTCTAGTTTGCTCATCTCTATCCAGAAGTCCTTTTTCCCTTATGGATCTTTGCCTCCTAGCTCTT TTGGATGGGGAACTTTTCATCTAGGTTTTGCAGGAGGTAACATGGATCCTGAGCCAGGGAGATGCCGTAGAACAGATGGGAAGAAATGGAGGTGCTCAAGAGATGCTGTTCCTGATCAGAAATACTGTGAAAGACACATCAACAGAGGCCGTCACCGTTCAAGAAAGCTTGTGGAAGTCCAATCTAACCAGACCgccgctgctgctgctgctgcatcCAAAGCGGTTACAGCGCAGCAACAGTCCGTGGCTGCTGGCGGTATTAACCGTAACCGCAGTCTCACCACCGCAGCTCAATACATCAATCCGTCTAACAATAG AGTCCAGAGCCAGGTGTATCCATCCACCGTTAACTTGCAACCCAAGGAATCTCCCAAACCGAGAAACAACAACAGCTCTTTTGAGTTTGGACACATATCCTCTGATTCATTGGTGAACCCGCACAACCACAGCTCATGGCCCGAAGAGCTGAAGTCAGACTGGACGCAGCTTTCAATGTCAATTCCAgtagcatcatcatcatcatcatctccttcCTCCACTGGTGAAGACAAAACCACTCTGTCACCTCTCAGGCTATCGCAGGAGTCTGAGCAGGAAACAACACTCAAAAAGGTGAATACTTGGATACCAATCTCATGGGGAAACTCCTTGGGAGGTCCTCTAGGTGAAGTACTCAACAGCACAACGAACAGCCCCACGCTGGGATCTTCTCCTACAGGTGTTCTGCAAAAGTCAACGACGTTTTGTCCACTCTCTAACAGCCCCGTTGCAGAGAGCAACAACAACTTCCGTTACACTACCTGA